CGCTGAAGCTCGGGCACGAGCCCGTCGGTGATCTCCGCGATGTAGCGGCGCGTGAGGTCCGGGTCCATCAGCAGGAAACCATCGCCGCCCACTTCGTCGACGATCTCGGACAACCGCGCGGCGACGTCCTGCGCGGTGCCGACGAGGTTCACGTCGGACAGCATCTTGCCGCTGCCGCTGATCTCGCGCAGCGTGCGCCCGGTGTACTGCGCAACGAGCGTCTGGTGTCCGTTCGACTTCAGTTCCGGCAGCGGCTCGTCGAGGTCGAACTGCGAGAAGTCGATGCCGCTCGTGCGCGACAGCGACGCGAGATGCGCTTCGATATGCTTCTCGGCGTCCGCCAGTTGCGCGCGGCGGCGCATCTCCGCGTTCTCGCTCGACTCGTCGACGATCGGCGTGATCAGGAACAACACCTTCACGGTGTCCGGATCGCGTCCCGCCTCGCGCGCCTTCGCGCGGATATCGTCGCGGAACGCCTTCATCGACGCGACGCTGCGCGCGGTGCCGATCACCGTTTCCGCCCAGCGCGCCGCGAACTGCCGGCCGCGCGTCGAGCCGCCCGCCTGGCAGATCACCGGCCGCCCCTGCGGCGAGCGCGGCGCGCCGAGCGGCCCGCGCGAACGGAAATACTGGCCCTCGAAATGCACGGGCCGCACCTTCGACGGGTCCGCGAAAATCTCGTTCTGCTGGTCCATCACGACCGCGTCGGCGTCCCACGACTCCCACAGCTTGATGACCAGGTCGACGTATTCGTCGGCCATGTCGTAACGCTGGTCGTGCGGATACTGCCGGTCGAGGCCGAAGTTCTGCGCGCCGCCGTCGTTGCTGCCGGTCACGAGATTCCAGCCGGCGCGGCCGCGGCTTACGTGGTCGAGCGTGTTGGTGAGGCGCGCGAGCTGGAACGGATGGTATTCGGTCGTCGACAGCGTCGTGACGACGCCGAGCCGCTGCGTCGCCTGAATCAGGAACGACGCGAGCACGGCAGGATCGAGCTTGGGCGAATCGACCGCGTAGCGCAGATAGGTGTCGTGCGAGTTCTGGTACGTGTACGGGATGTTCGACGAATCCTCGATCATCACGTAGTCGAACGCCGCGCGCTCCAGCGCGCGCGACAGGTCGACGAACAGGTCGGGCGAGGTCCAGCCCTTCGGGTTCGGGCCGCCCCACGGCAGGCGCCAGGCCTTCGGGCCGTAGCCGCGGGAGATGAACCATGCGAGGTGAAACGGGGTGCGTGCCATGATTGCTTCGGGTCGGTCGGGTCGAGGGCTAACGGGTTACGGACGGGCCGTCACCGCGACCGAGATCGGGCCGCCGCGCCGCACCGTGTTGTAGATCACGCAGCCGCTGGTGAAGTGGTCGATCAGTTGCTGCGCCTCGTCCTGCGTGACGCCGTGCACCGTCACGTCGATGTGCACGCGCGCGAAACGCGTGCGGTCGTCGGCGTCGCGCACCGAATCGACGGCTGCCGTCGCGTGCCTCACCGTCAGGTTCAGTTCACGCGCCGCCTTCTCGACGCTGCCGAGCGCGCACACGCCGAGTGCGGACAGCAGCAGTTCGGACGGCTCGACGGCCGCCGTGTCGCCGTCGCGCGCCGACGGCGAATCGGAGGCGAAAAGATTGCCGCGGCTTTCCACCAGATAGCGCCCGGTCACGCCAATGGTCGTCGTGGTTGCGCTGCGTTGCTCGCTCATGGGAATGCTTCCTTGCAGTGGGATCGTCAGGGTGTCGTGGCCGTGATTAGATACCCGGCCCCGGAATTGTTCCAGTAACATATTCAGATATGTTTATCTTATAAAAATATGTTCAGCAAGACCTTGTACGACGACAATGCCGTCGGCAAAACGAAACCTGACGCCCGAACTGGCGTAGACTGGCGCCCTTGGAGACCGGCGAAACGCCCGCCCGGCGGGCCGGCGCTGCTTGCGGGCAGGCAGCGCGGAGCGCGTCAACAGCAACGGACGAATGAATGACGAAACGACAAACCCCGCCGGATAATCTCGATACGGACACCGGCCAACTGGCCGAGGCGGACTGGCTGGCCCGTTATGTTCAGACCGACGGCGGCGGCGACCTGGTCAACGGCATCCGCGACCTGATCCGCTCCGGGCGGCTGCAAACCGGCGCGCGGCTGCCGACGGTGCGGATGCTCGCGCCGCTGCTCGGCGTGAGCCCGGCGACGGTCGCCGGCGCATGGTCGCGGCTGCGCGACCTCGGGCTGATCGAGACGCGCCGGCGCGGCGGCACTGTCGTGACCGACCTCGGGCCGCGCGTCGCCGCGCACCCGGCCGCGGCGGACGCGCAATCGTGGGATCTCGCGCAGGGGCTGATCGACTACGCGCTGCTGCCGGACCTGCGCCAGGCGCTGCTGGCCGGGCTCGACGAATCGTCCGTGCATCGCGCGTCGAAGGAACATGCGGTGCCGAGCCTGATCGCGGCGGTCGCGCCGACGTGGCCGTTCCAGCCAGACGCGTGGAGCACCGCCGGCAGCGGCACCGAAGGCACGCTGCTGGCGATCCAGGCGGCAGCCGGCGAGCGCGGCGTGGTCGCGATAGAGTCGCCGACCAGCCCGCGGCTGCTCGACATCTGCGCGACGCTCGGTGTCGAACTGGTCGCGGTGGACTGCGACGAGCGCGGCCCGACGCCCGCGTCGCTGCGCGCGGCGCTCGCGCGCGAGCCGGCCGCGTTCGTCTATCAGCCGCGCGCGCAGGTGCCGCTCGGCCATGCGATCGACGCGGCCCGGCTGTCCGAACTCGCGCGCGAACTGGAGCCGCACCCGGGCACGCAGATCGTCGAGGACGACTTCATCGGCCCGCTATCGCAGGTGGCCGCGCCGAGCATGGGCGCGCTGCTGCCGGAACGCACGCTGCTCGTGCGCGGCTACTGCAACACGTATGGGATCGATCTGCGCACCTGCGTGATCGGCGGGTCGTCGCGGCTGGTGGACAAGGTGCGGCGGCTGCGCAGCTTCGGCGCGGCGATGAACAGCCGGATCCTGCAAGGCGCGCTCGCGTGGCTGCTTCGCGATGAGCGGACCAGCGCGGCGGTCGCGCGCGCGCGGCAGCGTTACGCGAGCCGGCGCTCAGTGCTGCTGAAGCTGTTGCAGGATCGCGGGTTGACCGCGCAGGGTGCGGACGGTCTGAACCTGTGGGTGGCGGTGCCGAACGAGGAAACGGCGATCGTGTCGCTGGCCGCGCACGGCATCTCGGTCGGCAGCGGGCGGCGCTGCCACGTCGGGCCGAAGGCCGGCGAATTCCTGCGCGTGTCCACCGCGCGGCTGCCGGACAATCCCGCCGAGCTCGAACACATCGCCGACTGCTTCGCGGAAGTGCTGACCGCGCAGCGGCCGGACGGGATGATCCTCGGACACGAATGAACGAATGAACGAACGCGCGCCGCGCGGCGGCGCCCGTCAATACCGGTCGAACGCCGCCTGCAACGCGGCCGGATCGTCGGTCTGCGTGAGCGCGAGCATCAGCAGGATGCGGGCCTTCTGCGGCAACTGATCGTCGACCGTGAGCCAGCCGAACGCGCCGTCCGGCTGCGCGCCGTTGCGCACGACCACGCCGCTGCCGGTGCGCGACGCGCGCACCACCCGCAGCCCGCCGCGCGCCGCGTCGCGCAGCGGCCCGATCAGCGATTCCGACACGTTGCCGTTGCCGGTCCCCGCGTAGATGAGCCCGCGCGCGTCCGCCGCGATCGCGTCGATCACGCGGCGGTCGAGCGCGCCGTACGCATGCACGACGTCGACCTTCGGCAGCGCGTCGAGCGCATCGGCCGACCACGGCGTATCGAGCGTATGCGGCCGCGCCGGCCGGCGGTAATAACGCGGCACGCCTTCCACCACGTAACCGAGCGGGCCATACGGCGAGCCGAACGCTTCGAGCTTGAAGCTGTTGCGCTTCGCGACGTCGCGCGCGGTGTGAATCTCGTCGTTCACGACGACCAGCGCGCCGAGCCCGCGCGATGCCGGGTCCGCGGCGACCGCGAGCGCGTCGTACAGGTTCAGCGCCGCGTCGGAACTCAGCGCGGACGGCGGCCGCATCGAGCCGACCACGACGACCGGCTTTGCGCTCTTCAGCGTCAGGTGCAGGAAATACGCGGTCTCCTCGATCGTGTCGGTGCCGTGCGCGATCACCACGCCATCGACGTCCGGCTGCGCGAGCAGCGCGGACACGCGCCGGCCGATCACGAGCAGATGCGCGTTGCCGAAGTTCTCCGAGCCGGTTTGCAGCAACTGCTCCGCGCGCAGGTTCGCGAGCGCGTCGGCGTGCGGGATCGACGCGAGCACTTCGTCGATGCCGAGCACCGAGCACTGGTACGCGGACGTGTTGACCGCCGCGTTGCCGCGGCCCGCGATCGTGCCGCCGGTGCCGATCACGACGAGATTGGGCTTTGCTGTCATGCGGGTTCGATTGCGATTCGTTCAGGGTTGACGCGAGGTTCGCGGCGCGCTCAGCCGGCCGGCGCGAACGTGTCGTGCAGCGCCGAATGGCGGCCGCCCGCGAGCCGTTCCGCGAGCAGCGCGGCCGCCCCCATCGCGAGCGTGAAGCCGAGCGCGCCATGGCCGACGTTCAGCCACAGGTTGCGGAAGCGGGTCGGGCCGACGATCGGCGTGCCGCGCGGCGTCGCCGGGCGCAGCCCGGTCCACTCGACCGCCGCGCCCGAGCCGACGTCCGGGAACAGCGCGGCGGTTTCCGCGCGCAGCGTCGCGATCCGCCGCGGATCGGGCGCGAGCGAATCGCCTTCGAGGTCCGCGATGCCGGCCACGCGCAACCGCGACCCAAGCCGCGCATACACGACCTTACGGCCGAAATCGGTCACGCTCACATGAGGCGCGCGCACGCCCGGCTGCAGGTCGAACGTGAGGCTGTAGCCCTTCAGCGGATAGACCGGCACATGGATGCCGAGCGGCTTCAGCAGCGACGCGCACGCCGCGCCCGATGCGACGACCAGATGATCCGCGTCGAGCGGCGCGCCGTCGTGCAACGCGAACACATGCCCGTCCGCCGACACGTTCAATCGGTCGATCCCGGTTTCCATCACGAACCGCACGCCGCGCGCGCGCAGCAGCCCTTCGAGGCCGGCGCAGAAGCGGCGACAATCGGCGGTGTCCTCGCCCGGCGTATGAATGCCGCCCGCGAGTTGCGGACGCACGTCGGCCAATGCCGGTTCGAGCGCGACGCACGCGTCGGCATCGAGCGCATATTGCTCGCAGCCGAGCGTGCGCTGGAATTCGAGTTGCCGGAGCGCGCCGTGCATCGCGGCGGCGTCGCGATGCAGCACGAGCTTGCCCGAGCGCGTGAAGTCGAAATCGAGCTGCGGTTCGGCGGCGATCAGTTCGTGCATCAGCGTGCGGCTCAGGAACGACAGCGACAGCAGTTCACGCGTCGTCAGATCGCTGCGCCGGCGCGTGCAGGCACGAAGGAACGCGATGCACCAGCGCCACTGCCGCGCGTCGAGCCGCGGCCGGAAGCGCACCGGCGCATCGCCGCGCACGAGCCAGCCGGGCAGCTTCGACACGACGCCCGGCCCCGCGAGCGGCGCGACGTAGCTATACGACAGCTGGCCGCCGTTGCCGAAGCTCGTTTCCGCTGCGACGTCCGCGTGGCGATCGACGACCGTCACGTCGTGGCCCGCCCGATTCAGGCAATACGCGCTCGACAGGCCGATCACGCCCGCGCCGACGATCAATATCCGCATCCCGCTGCCCCGCTTTCCCGTATGGTTCGCCACGCGGCTCGCCGCCCGCGACGCGGGCGACAGAACCGACGCGCTGACTGTACGCGCGCGGCGCGCGCCGCCATTGCATGGTTCTGCCGGAAAGTAGAAGAAACGCGACAACAACGACCGCGACAGGCGGCGCGCTCACTCGGCGGCGGCGGCCCCTCGCGACGCGCGCAGCTTGCCCGGCGTCACGCCGTACGACTCGCGGAACACGCGGATGAAATGCGCGGAATCCGCGAACCCGCATTCGTAGGCGATGTCGGTGATCTTGCGCGTGGTGTTGACGAGCATCCAGCGCGCGTAGCGCAGCCGCATCCGCCGGTAGAACTCGTTCGGCGACGTGTTCATCTCGGCCATGAACGTGCGTTCGAGATGGCGCACGCTGGTGCCGATCATCTTCGCGATCGCCGCGATGTTCAGCGGCGCTTCGAGGTTCTCTTCCATCAGCAGCACCGCATGGCGGACGGTCGCGTCCTCGACCGACGGATACCCGAGCGCCGCGCGCCGCTCGACGAACGACCCGCCGCGCTGGCGGCTCACCGTCATCTGGTGGATCACCTTCGACGCGCGATCGGGGCCGCAGTGCAGGCTGATGAGCCGCGTGGACAGTTCGACGACCGAAATGCCGCCCGCGCACGTGATGCGGTCGCCGTCGATCAGATAATCCGCGTGCGTGACGACGCGCAGCGCGGGGAACAGGCGTCGATAGTCGTCCAGATGAAAGCTGTGCACGCACGCGACGCGGTCGTCCATCAGTCCCGCGCGCGCCAGCACGAAGCTGCCGGTGCACAGGCCGACGAGCGGCACGCCCGCGCCGGCCGCCTGTTGCAGATAGTCCCAGTAACGGCGGTCCGCGTGATCGAGATGCGGCAGCAGCCCGCCGATCACGACCAGATAGTCGAACTGCGCCGGGTCGGCAAACGCGGACTGCACCGGCACCGGAATCCCGCAGCTTGCCTCGACCGCTTCGCCGGGCGCGCCGACGACGGTCCACAGGCAGCGCAGCTGGCGGCTCTGGTCGCCGCGATCCGCCGCGTGGCGCAGCGCGTCGCACAGGCCCGCGAGCGACAGCAGCGGAAACCGCGGCCACAGCAGAATGCCGACGCTCAGTTCCGCGCCGGAGCGGCTGCGGCGCGCGGGCGACGCCGACGGCAGCGCGTCGAGCTGCTCGACCAGGTCGTGCGTGGCGGCCCCGGCCGCGAGCGTGGATTCTTCGATGGTCGGCATGCGCGGCCCCGTCAGCGGATGTGCGCGGATTATACGGCGCCGATAAACGCGCGGCGCGCGCCGCCGCGCTGTCGCAATTCTTCTGTTTTCCGGCAGATCGGTTCAATGCCCGCGCTTTGTGGCTGCATACATTCACATCGCCAACGGACGACACCGCCCCGCGGCGCGCGAGCGGTCTCGCACGACGGGGACGCCGGCCGCCGCCTCACGAGGGCCGGCGGCCGGCGCCCTCCACGCGGCAACGGCAGCGGCGGCAGCCGCCCGCTCCGGTCAACCACAACTACTTTCGGGTGAAGCATGAGCAAGAGCACTGCGTTGGGTCGCGAACTCGCGACGGTCGGCATATTCGCGGCACTGGCCGCCGCGCACGCGGGCGTCGCCCGCGCGGACGACACGGTGAAGATCGGCGAGGCCGCGCCGGTCACCGGGCCGGCGTCGTATCTCGGCAAGGACACCGAAAACGGCGCGCGCCTCGCGATCGAGGAGATCAACCAGGCCGGCCTCACGATCGGCGGCAAGAAGATCACGCTGGTGTTCGACGCGCAGGACGACGCGGGCGACCCGCGCCAGGCCACCCAGGTCGCGCAGAAGCTGGTGGACGACAAGGTCGCGGCGGTGGTCGGGCACATGCAGTCGGGCTCGACCATTCCGGCGTCGAAGATCTACAGCGACGCGGGCATCGTGCAGGTGTCGCCGTCCGCGACCAACCCCGCGTACACGCAGCAGGGCTTCAAGACCGCGTATCGCGTGGTCGCGACCGATGCGCAGCAAGGCCCGACGCTCGCCGACTACGCGGCGAATACGATGAAGATCCACACGGTCGCGATCGTCGACGATTCGACCGCTTACGGCCAGGGGCTCGCGGTCGAATTCGAGAAGCAGGCGAAGGCGGACGGCATCACGGTGCTGTCGCACGACGCGACCAACGACAAGGCCGTGGACTTCCGCGCGATCCTCACGAAGATCAAGGGCGAGAAGCCGGACGCGATCATGTACGGCGGCCTCGACGGCACCGGCGGCCCGTTCGCGAAGCAGGCTAAGCAACTCGGGATCGCGGTGAAGGTGCTGGCCGGCGACGGACTGTGCGCGGACGACCTCGCGAAACTCGCGGGCGACGCGGCCGACGACGTGGTCTGCTCGATCGCCGGCGCGCCGCTGCTGAAGATGCCGGACGGCCCCGCGTTCGTCGAGCGCTACAAGAAGCGGTTCGGTTACGCGCCGGTGCTGAATTCGCCGTTCGCGTACGACGCGGTCGGCATCATCGTCGATGCAATGAAGCGCGCGCAATCGACCGAGCCGGACAAGATCCTCGCCGCGATGCCCGCCACCGACCATCATGGCGTGCTCGGCGAAACGCAGTTCGACGCGAAGGGCGATCTGCGGCACGGCGTGATCTCGCTGTACAAGTACGTCGGCGGCAAGCAGACGCTGTTGAGCGTCGTCGAGAAGTAGACGCGGCGGTTGCATGCGTCGCGACGCGGCCCGTGCAGGGTCGCGTCGCGCGCCCCGCTACATGCTGCGTCGCTCAATTGCGCCGCTCAGTTGCGTTGATTCCTCACCGCCGCCAGAATCCCGCGCAGCAGATCGGCCGGCGACGGCGGACACCCCGGTATCGACACATCGACCGGCAGCAGATCGGACACCCCGCCGCACACCGCATAACCGTCGCGAAAGATCCCGCCGGTGCAGGCGCACTCGCCGGCCGCGACGACGAGCTTCGGCGCGGGCGTCGCGTCGTAGGCCTGCCTCACCGCTTCGCGCATGTTCAGCGCGAGCGGCCCGGTAATCAGCAGCAGGTCCGCATGGCGCGGACTCGCGACGAAGCGGATGCCCAGCCCCTCGATGTTGTAGTACGGGTTGTTCAGCGCATGGATTTCCAGTTCGCAGCCGTTGCACGACCCGGCGTCGATCTGCCGGATCGTGAGCGCGCGGCCCAGCACGTCGAGGATCTCCTGCTGGATGCGCTCGCCTTCCGCGCGCCATTCGTCGGCGGGCGCGGGCGCCGGCTCGTCGGGCGTGCCGGTCGTCGCGATCTGCTTCAGAAGTTGCCACATTACAGGTCGTGTCCCGCGTAGTTCAGATTGAACGACTTGTTGATCAGCGGAAAGTCCGGAACGATGTTGCCGATGATCGCGTGTTCGAGCGCGGGCCAGTTCTGCCACGACGGATCGTGCGCATGGCAGCGCGCGATCGTGTTGCCCTCGCCCGTCTCCAGCGCGACCAGCACGTCGCCGCGCCAGCCTTCGACCCAGCCGATGCCGCGCGCCGCCGGACCGTCCGCCTCGACGCGCGCGACGATGCCGCCGCCGGGCAAGCCGGCCGCGAGCGCGCGGATCAGGCGCAACGATTCGTAGACTTCCCCGAAACGCACCGCGACGCGCGCGGCGACGTCGCCGCGCGTTTCCAGCACGCGCCGCACCGCGAGTTCGTCGTACGGCGCAAACGGACAATCGACGCGCACGTCGATCGCGCGGCCGCTCGCGCGCGCGGCGAGCCCGCATACGCTGAAGTGCTCGACGACCGGCGCGCGTAATACGCCCGCATTCGCGAAGCGGTCCTGCAAGCCCGACTGGTCGTCGTACACGCGCTGGATCGCGCGCACGCCCGCTTCGATCGCGTCGCACTGTTGCGCGATCGCGGCGAGCGCGTCCGCGTCGGCGTCCACCGCGACGCCGCCCGGCACGATCACATCCTTCGCGTAGCGATGGCCGAACACGCGATCGTTGAGCCGCAACCAGTCCTCCTTCAGCCGCGAGAACTGCGCGAGGCCGAATGCGAAACCCGCGTCGTTGCCGAGCGCGCCCAGGTCGCCGAGATGATTCGCGACGCGCTCGCGCTCCAGCAGCAGCGCGCGCAGCCACGACGCGCGGCGCGGCACGTCGATGCGCCGCGCGCTCTCGACCGCCATGCAATATGCCCACGCGAACGCGACGGTGGTGTCGCCGGCGATGCGGCCCGCGAGCCGATGGCCTTCCAGCAGCGGCGTGCGCTCGAACAGCCGCTCGATGCCGCGATGCAGATAACCGAGCCTCTCTTCGAGCCGCAGCACCTTTTCGCCGACCACCGAGAAGCGGAAATGCCCCGGCTCGATGATGCCCGCATGGATCGGTCCGACCGCGATCTCGTGCACGCCGTCGCCGGCCACCTGCACGAACGGATAATCGGCCTCGTTCGATTCGAACCGCTCGGTGCCGGACACGCGCTTTTGCAGCGGATGATAATCGGCCGGCCAGTTGCCGTGATTCAGCCACGGCCGCGTATCGTCCGCGCCGCGCGCGTGCAGGCCGAGCAGATCGTGAACCGCGCGCTGCATCCGCGTCGCGCATGCAAAGGTCGCGGACAGGTCCGGATAACCGCGTTCTGCGTCGGCCGCGACGCGGACCCACAGCAGCCCGTCGTCGAACGCATAGGCGGCCGATACACCGAATCCGCCGACCGCGCCCGCCGCCGCCTCGTCGCCCCACAGCGATACGAGCCGCGCGCCCGCTTCGCGCGCGGCCGCCGCGACGCGCAGCCACGCATCGGCATCGACCGCCGCGAAACGCGCCGCCGCGCCCGCGAGCGGCACGACACCGGCCAGTTCGAGTGCGTCGCTTCGCATCATCCCCCCGCGATCATCGCCGCCGCCTGCCGGTACCACGTCGCAAGCCACGGCGGAATATAGAGGCCGAGCATCAGCCCGAGCCCGAGATGGACGAACACCGGCAGCAGCGCCGGCGAATGTTCGAGCTTCGTTGCGGTCGTGTCGCCGAACACCATGTGCTGCACGCGCGTGAAGATCGCCGCGAACGCAACCGCGAGCGCGAGCAGCAGCAGCGGCGTCGCCCACGGCAGGCGCGCCATCGCGGTGGTCAGGATCAGGAACTCGCTCGCGAACACGCCGAACGGCGGTATCCCGACGATCGCGAGCGCGCCGAGCATCATTCCCCAGCCGACCGTCGGGCTCACGCGCAGCAGCCCGCGAATGTCGTCGATGGCCTGCGTATGGGTCTTCTGCACCGCATGGCCGACCGCGAAGAAGATCGCGGACTTCACCAGCGAATGCACGGTCATGTGCAGCAGCCCCGCGAACGTCGCGATCGGGCCGCCGAGGCCGAACGCGAACGTCATCAGCCCCATGTGCTCGATCGACGAATACGAGAACAACCGCTTCACGTCCTTCTGCCGGAACAGCGAAAAGGTCGCGACGAGCACCGAGATCAGCCCGAAGCCGACCAGCAGCCGGCCCGGCAGGCCGTTCTGCAACGCGCCGTCCGCGAGCACCTTGCAGCGCAGCACCGCGTACAGCGCGACGTTCAGCAGCAGCCCGGACAGCACCGCCGAGATCGGCGTCGGGCCTTCCGCGTGCGCGTCCGGCAGCCAGTTGTGCATCGGCACGAGGCCGACCTTCGTGCCGTAGCCGATCAGCAGGAACACGAACGCAAGCGACACGATGGTCGGATCGAGGCCGCCGCGCACTTCGTTCAGGCTGCTCCACAGCAGTGCGTCGCCGCCCGCCAGATGCCGGCTCGCGGCGAGATACAGCAGGATCGTGCCGAACAGCGCCTGCGCGATGCCGACGCCGCACAGGATGAAATACTTCCACGCTGCTTCGAGGCTCGCGGCGGTGCGATAGACGCTGACCAGCAGCACGGTCGCGAGCGTCGCCGCCTCCATCGCGACCCACAGGATGCCCATGTTGTTCGTCAGCAGCGCGAGCAGCATCGCGAACACGAACAGCTGATACATGCTGTGATAAAGGCGCATCCGCGCCGGGGTCATCCGGCCGCGGTCGCGCTCGATGCGCATGTACGGCTGCGAGAACATCGATGTGGTCCAGCCGACGAACGCGGTGAGCGCGACGAGGAACACGTTCAGCGGATCGACGAAGAACAGCTTGTCGAACATGAACGCCGGCCCGTGCGCGACGGTGCGCTGCGCGAGCAGCAGCGTCGCCGCGAACGTGACGAAGCTGAACGCGACGTTCACGCGCGACGCGCCGCGATGCTGGCCGACGAGCGCGAGCACGCCGCCCGCGACGAGCGGGCAACCGCAAACGATCAGCAGCAGCGCGGCGTCAGTCATCTTTGAGTTTTTCGAGGTGGTGGATGTCGAGGCTGTCGAACTGCTCGCGGATCTGGAACATGAACACGCCGAGAATCAGGATGCCGACCAGCACGTCGAGGCCGATGCCGAGTTCGACGATCATCGGCATCCCGTTGGTCGCGGCGGCCGCCGCGAAGAACAGCCCGTTTTCCATCGACAGGAAGCCGATCACCTGCGGAATCGCCTTCGCGCGCGTAATCATCATCATGAACGACAGCAGCACGCACGCGAGCGCGATGCCGAGCGTGCCGCGCGCGACCGACGACGCGAGCTGGCTCACCGGCGACGCGACGTTGAACGCGACGATCACGAGCACGATGCCGACCAGCAGCGTCGCGGGGATGTTCAGCAGCGATTCGACGTCGGTGCGCACGTTCAGCCGCAGCACCACCTTGTACAGAATCCACGGGATCAGCGCGACCTTCAGCACCAGCGTGAGGAACGCGGACACGTACAGGTGCGTGTCGCTCGTCACGTAACCGAGCACGAGGTTCGCGGACACGAGCGCGAGCCCTTGCAGCGTGTACAGATGCAGCAGCGACAGCACGCGGCGCTGGCTCAGCATCGCGAACGACAGCAGCAGCAGGATCGCCGCGAGGAAGTTGATGATCTGCGTCGCGAAGCCGTGCATTCACGCCCCCAGCAGGAAGTGGACGAGCATGCCGATCACCGCGAGCAGGAACGCGGTGGCAAGAAACTCGGGGACCCGGAACACGCGCATCTTCGCGTTCGCGGTTTCGACGAACGCGAGCGCCGCGCCGCCGATCGCGAGCTTCACGAACAGCGCCGGAATCGCGAACAGCAGCGCGAGCGGATTGCCCGCCTCCGCGATCCCCCACGGCACGAACAGCGCGAGGCCGATGCACGAATACGCGAGCAGCTTCAGGCTCGCGGCCCACTCCATCAGCGCGAGATGGCGGCCCGAGTATTCGAGGATCAGCGCTTCGTGGATCATCGTCAGTTCGAGGTGCGTGGTCGGGTTGTCGACCGGCAGCCGCGCGTTTTCCGCGAGCGACACCATCGTGAACGCGATGCCCGCGAACGCGAGGCTCGGATAGATCGCGAATTCGCTATGACTGATCGTCTCGACGATGCTGGTCAGCAGCGTCGACTGCGTGATGAGCGACGCGGAGAACAGCACCATCAGCAGCGCCGGCTCCGCGAGGAACCCGACCAGCATTTCGCGCCGCGCGCCGAGCGTGCCGAACG
The Paraburkholderia caballeronis genome window above contains:
- a CDS encoding NtaA/DmoA family FMN-dependent monooxygenase (This protein belongs to a clade of FMN-dependent monooxygenases, within a broader family of flavin-dependent oxidoreductases, the luciferase-like monooxygenase (LMM) family, some of whose members use coenzyme F420 rather than FMN.), whose amino-acid sequence is MARTPFHLAWFISRGYGPKAWRLPWGGPNPKGWTSPDLFVDLSRALERAAFDYVMIEDSSNIPYTYQNSHDTYLRYAVDSPKLDPAVLASFLIQATQRLGVVTTLSTTEYHPFQLARLTNTLDHVSRGRAGWNLVTGSNDGGAQNFGLDRQYPHDQRYDMADEYVDLVIKLWESWDADAVVMDQQNEIFADPSKVRPVHFEGQYFRSRGPLGAPRSPQGRPVICQAGGSTRGRQFAARWAETVIGTARSVASMKAFRDDIRAKAREAGRDPDTVKVLFLITPIVDESSENAEMRRRAQLADAEKHIEAHLASLSRTSGIDFSQFDLDEPLPELKSNGHQTLVAQYTGRTLREISGSGKMLSDVNLVGTAQDVAARLSEIVDEVGGDGFLLMDPDLTRRYIAEITDGLVPELQRLGVVRTQYEHERFRDNLLAF
- a CDS encoding asparaginase — protein: MTAKPNLVVIGTGGTIAGRGNAAVNTSAYQCSVLGIDEVLASIPHADALANLRAEQLLQTGSENFGNAHLLVIGRRVSALLAQPDVDGVVIAHGTDTIEETAYFLHLTLKSAKPVVVVGSMRPPSALSSDAALNLYDALAVAADPASRGLGALVVVNDEIHTARDVAKRNSFKLEAFGSPYGPLGYVVEGVPRYYRRPARPHTLDTPWSADALDALPKVDVVHAYGALDRRVIDAIAADARGLIYAGTGNGNVSESLIGPLRDAARGGLRVVRASRTGSGVVVRNGAQPDGAFGWLTVDDQLPQKARILLMLALTQTDDPAALQAAFDRY
- a CDS encoding GlxA family transcriptional regulator, with product MPTIEESTLAAGAATHDLVEQLDALPSASPARRSRSGAELSVGILLWPRFPLLSLAGLCDALRHAADRGDQSRQLRCLWTVVGAPGEAVEASCGIPVPVQSAFADPAQFDYLVVIGGLLPHLDHADRRYWDYLQQAAGAGVPLVGLCTGSFVLARAGLMDDRVACVHSFHLDDYRRLFPALRVVTHADYLIDGDRITCAGGISVVELSTRLISLHCGPDRASKVIHQMTVSRQRGGSFVERRAALGYPSVEDATVRHAVLLMEENLEAPLNIAAIAKMIGTSVRHLERTFMAEMNTSPNEFYRRMRLRYARWMLVNTTRKITDIAYECGFADSAHFIRVFRESYGVTPGKLRASRGAAAAE
- a CDS encoding aminotransferase class I/II-fold pyridoxal phosphate-dependent enzyme, whose translation is MTKRQTPPDNLDTDTGQLAEADWLARYVQTDGGGDLVNGIRDLIRSGRLQTGARLPTVRMLAPLLGVSPATVAGAWSRLRDLGLIETRRRGGTVVTDLGPRVAAHPAAADAQSWDLAQGLIDYALLPDLRQALLAGLDESSVHRASKEHAVPSLIAAVAPTWPFQPDAWSTAGSGTEGTLLAIQAAAGERGVVAIESPTSPRLLDICATLGVELVAVDCDERGPTPASLRAALAREPAAFVYQPRAQVPLGHAIDAARLSELARELEPHPGTQIVEDDFIGPLSQVAAPSMGALLPERTLLVRGYCNTYGIDLRTCVIGGSSRLVDKVRRLRSFGAAMNSRILQGALAWLLRDERTSAAVARARQRYASRRSVLLKLLQDRGLTAQGADGLNLWVAVPNEETAIVSLAAHGISVGSGRRCHVGPKAGEFLRVSTARLPDNPAELEHIADCFAEVLTAQRPDGMILGHE
- a CDS encoding OsmC family protein; the protein is MSEQRSATTTTIGVTGRYLVESRGNLFASDSPSARDGDTAAVEPSELLLSALGVCALGSVEKAARELNLTVRHATAAVDSVRDADDRTRFARVHIDVTVHGVTQDEAQQLIDHFTSGCVIYNTVRRGGPISVAVTARP
- a CDS encoding D-amino acid dehydrogenase, which translates into the protein MRILIVGAGVIGLSSAYCLNRAGHDVTVVDRHADVAAETSFGNGGQLSYSYVAPLAGPGVVSKLPGWLVRGDAPVRFRPRLDARQWRWCIAFLRACTRRRSDLTTRELLSLSFLSRTLMHELIAAEPQLDFDFTRSGKLVLHRDAAAMHGALRQLEFQRTLGCEQYALDADACVALEPALADVRPQLAGGIHTPGEDTADCRRFCAGLEGLLRARGVRFVMETGIDRLNVSADGHVFALHDGAPLDADHLVVASGAACASLLKPLGIHVPVYPLKGYSLTFDLQPGVRAPHVSVTDFGRKVVYARLGSRLRVAGIADLEGDSLAPDPRRIATLRAETAALFPDVGSGAAVEWTGLRPATPRGTPIVGPTRFRNLWLNVGHGALGFTLAMGAAALLAERLAGGRHSALHDTFAPAG